Proteins co-encoded in one Verrucomicrobiia bacterium genomic window:
- a CDS encoding rhamnulokinase family protein: MAERVYLGVDLGAESGRVMAGVWNGKCLRLEEVHRFPNGGVFIADSLRWDVVRLWAEIQNGLALAGRKYGRSVVSVGADTWGVDFVLLTKAGELLGLPYHYRDARTQGLLEAAFKIVPRAELYAQTGLQFMELNTLYQLLALRRQHPDLIGAAADFLFMPDFLHFCLSGARVAEYTIASTSQCLHPAKRDWNHELLAKFDLPARIFPSLIQPGTNLGKLRNSVAARTGLPEVSVVAPPAHDTASAVAGVPTANTGKADWAYLSSGTWSLLGVEVAAPVVTPRALELNMTNEGGLDGTIRLLKNIIGLWLIQQCKRSFDAAGRKHDYAELTRMAAASKPLRSLVNPDDPRFLNPADMPRAIQEFCRETGQPVPETDGQIIRCATESLALKYGVVFRQLEELTGNRLAVLHIVGGGSRNDLLNQLTANACGRLVRTGPVEATVMGNILTQVRASGELHSLAEMREVVRASSELGHFEPQHDADWSAAADRFAALVK, from the coding sequence ATGGCAGAGCGTGTTTATCTCGGAGTGGATCTGGGCGCGGAGAGCGGCCGGGTCATGGCGGGCGTGTGGAATGGCAAATGTTTGCGGCTGGAGGAAGTGCATCGCTTTCCCAACGGCGGCGTGTTTATCGCGGACAGCCTGCGGTGGGATGTGGTCCGTCTGTGGGCGGAAATTCAGAACGGCCTCGCGCTGGCCGGGCGAAAATATGGCCGGTCGGTGGTTTCCGTGGGCGCCGACACGTGGGGCGTGGACTTTGTGCTGCTGACCAAAGCCGGCGAGTTGCTCGGCCTGCCGTATCATTATCGCGATGCCCGCACGCAGGGTCTGTTGGAAGCGGCCTTCAAAATCGTGCCGCGCGCGGAACTCTACGCGCAGACGGGTCTCCAGTTCATGGAACTCAACACGCTTTATCAGTTGCTCGCTCTGCGCCGGCAACATCCCGATCTCATTGGTGCGGCGGCAGACTTCCTGTTCATGCCGGATTTTCTGCATTTTTGCCTGAGCGGGGCGCGTGTGGCGGAATACACCATCGCCTCCACCTCCCAATGCCTGCATCCGGCGAAACGTGACTGGAACCACGAACTGCTGGCGAAGTTCGACCTGCCGGCGCGGATATTTCCGTCCCTCATCCAGCCGGGAACCAACCTGGGAAAACTCCGCAACTCGGTCGCCGCGCGCACCGGGTTGCCCGAGGTCTCCGTGGTGGCGCCGCCCGCGCACGACACCGCATCGGCCGTGGCGGGTGTGCCGACGGCAAACACGGGCAAGGCCGATTGGGCCTACCTCAGTTCGGGCACGTGGTCGTTGCTGGGCGTGGAAGTGGCCGCGCCGGTCGTGACGCCGCGGGCGCTTGAACTGAACATGACCAATGAAGGCGGGCTCGACGGCACCATCCGGTTGTTGAAAAACATCATCGGGCTCTGGCTGATTCAACAATGCAAACGGTCGTTCGATGCGGCGGGGCGGAAGCATGATTACGCCGAGCTCACGCGCATGGCGGCGGCCTCCAAACCGCTGCGGTCGCTCGTGAACCCGGACGACCCGCGGTTTCTGAATCCGGCCGACATGCCCAGGGCGATTCAGGAGTTTTGCCGCGAGACCGGCCAGCCCGTTCCCGAAACCGACGGACAGATCATTCGCTGTGCCACGGAAAGCCTCGCGCTGAAATACGGCGTCGTGTTCCGGCAGTTGGAGGAATTGACCGGCAACCGCCTGGCCGTGCTCCACATCGTTGGCGGCGGTTCGCGGAACGATCTGCTCAACCAGCTCACCGCCAATGCCTGTGGCCGGCTGGTGCGCACCGGTCCCGTCGAGGCCACCGTCATGGGCAACATCCTGACGCAGGTGCGTGCCAGCGGTGAATTGCATTCTCTCGCGGAAATGCGCGAAGTCGTGCGTGCGTCTTCCGAACTCGGCCACTTCGAACCCCAGCACGACGCCGACTGGAGCGCGGCCGCGGATCGGTTTGCGGCGTTGGTGAAGTAG
- a CDS encoding elongation factor G → MKEYQAADIRNFSIVGHASAGKTTLSEAMLACAGEINRMGSVAAGSTVSDYHEAEQARKISIQSTLLHLEWLGKKFNVIDCPGYSDFICESLGALRASDFALVVVNAQHGVGVGTDMVWRYATEFGIPKMIVLNGFDKPEADFETALAQVREHFGSRVFPMNLPLNSGPGFNQLLDVPRSEVTTYAADQSGKFTEVSAAGTHAKQVTALHEQLIEFIAEADDSLMEKWMDRGTLTEDELRSGLHAAVQRQAFIPLFCVSAENNIGVARLMDFIAKYGSSPVDRVKVSAVDPDGNDVDVALNDGEPVLYAFKVMNESGFGDMTFFRVYAGQVKMGSDLFNADRRVSEKLGPLYLVNGKNRTSAASLNAGDIGAVVKLRDTHIGNTLSTVKRPVSLPKVQYPAPNVLSALQLKTKGDEDKLAVGIAALHEEDASFAYSVDAELHQTILAGQGELHLDVLVERLRRRFKVDLELTAPKIAYRETVKSRGESKYRHKKQTGGAGQFAEVWMRIEPKPRDTGFEFTQSLVGQNVDRGFVPSVEKGVSSACKEGILAGYRVVDLKVDFYDGKMHPVDSGDVAFQIAGKEAFREAFLQARPCLLEPIHKLTIRAPEDCLGKIIGDVSSRRGKVLGMEADGSLQVLIAEVPARELHHYATVLRSLTGGRGIHQEMFSHYEEMPRELEARVVEESKKARNNSH, encoded by the coding sequence ATGAAAGAGTATCAAGCTGCAGATATTCGAAACTTTTCAATCGTGGGACACGCTTCCGCCGGCAAGACGACATTGAGTGAAGCCATGCTCGCCTGTGCCGGGGAAATCAACCGGATGGGCAGTGTCGCCGCGGGCAGCACCGTTTCGGATTATCACGAGGCTGAACAGGCGCGGAAGATTTCCATCCAGTCCACGCTGCTGCATCTGGAATGGCTCGGGAAGAAGTTCAACGTGATCGATTGTCCCGGCTATTCGGATTTCATCTGCGAGAGCCTCGGCGCATTGCGCGCCAGTGACTTTGCGCTGGTGGTGGTCAACGCCCAGCACGGCGTGGGGGTGGGCACGGACATGGTGTGGCGTTACGCCACCGAATTCGGCATCCCGAAAATGATCGTCCTGAATGGCTTCGACAAGCCCGAGGCCGACTTTGAAACCGCGCTGGCGCAGGTGCGTGAGCATTTTGGTTCGCGTGTGTTTCCCATGAACCTGCCGCTGAACTCCGGTCCAGGCTTCAATCAACTGCTGGATGTGCCCCGTTCGGAAGTGACGACGTATGCCGCCGACCAGAGCGGCAAATTCACCGAGGTTTCGGCCGCCGGCACCCACGCAAAACAAGTCACCGCCCTGCACGAGCAGCTCATCGAGTTCATCGCCGAGGCCGACGATTCGCTCATGGAGAAGTGGATGGACAGGGGCACGCTGACGGAGGACGAGCTGCGCAGCGGGCTCCATGCCGCCGTGCAACGGCAGGCGTTCATCCCGTTGTTCTGCGTCTCGGCCGAAAACAACATCGGCGTGGCGCGGTTGATGGATTTCATCGCCAAATACGGCTCCTCGCCGGTGGACCGCGTCAAAGTGTCGGCCGTGGACCCCGACGGGAATGATGTGGACGTGGCCCTGAACGACGGCGAACCGGTGCTTTATGCCTTCAAAGTCATGAACGAATCCGGCTTCGGCGACATGACCTTCTTCCGGGTTTATGCGGGGCAGGTGAAAATGGGCAGCGACCTGTTTAACGCCGACCGGCGCGTCAGTGAAAAACTAGGTCCGCTTTATCTGGTCAACGGCAAGAACCGGACGAGTGCCGCCTCGCTCAATGCGGGCGACATCGGCGCCGTCGTCAAGCTCAGGGACACCCACATCGGCAACACGCTGTCCACCGTCAAGCGGCCGGTGTCGCTGCCCAAGGTGCAGTATCCCGCGCCCAACGTGCTTTCCGCGCTGCAACTCAAGACCAAGGGCGATGAAGACAAGCTGGCCGTGGGCATTGCCGCCTTGCACGAGGAGGACGCCTCGTTTGCCTACTCGGTGGATGCGGAATTGCATCAAACCATCCTGGCCGGGCAGGGGGAACTGCACCTCGACGTGCTGGTCGAACGCCTCCGGCGCCGCTTCAAGGTGGACCTGGAATTGACCGCGCCCAAAATCGCCTATCGCGAAACGGTCAAGAGCCGCGGGGAATCCAAATACCGGCACAAGAAGCAAACGGGTGGCGCCGGTCAATTTGCCGAAGTATGGATGCGCATCGAACCCAAGCCGCGCGACACCGGCTTCGAGTTTACGCAATCGTTGGTCGGCCAGAACGTGGATCGGGGTTTTGTGCCGTCTGTTGAGAAAGGCGTTTCGTCTGCGTGCAAGGAGGGCATTCTGGCCGGTTACCGCGTCGTGGATTTGAAGGTCGATTTCTACGACGGCAAGATGCATCCCGTTGATTCGGGCGACGTGGCGTTTCAAATCGCCGGCAAGGAGGCATTCCGCGAGGCCTTTCTCCAGGCGCGTCCCTGCCTGCTGGAGCCGATTCACAAGCTGACCATTCGGGCGCCCGAGGATTGTCTGGGAAAAATCATCGGCGACGTGTCGAGCCGCCGCGGCAAGGTGCTCGGCATGGAGGCGGACGGCAGTTTGCAGGTGCTGATTGCGGAGGTGCCCGCCCGCGAGCTGCATCATTATGCCACGGTCCTGCGTTCACTCACCGGCGGTCGCGGCATTCACCAGGAGATGTTCAGCCATTACGAGGAAATGCCGCGGGAACTGGAAGCGCGGGTGGTAGAGGAGAGCAAGAAGGCGCGGAACAACTCCCACTGA
- a CDS encoding glycoside hydrolase family 2 TIM barrel-domain containing protein, whose product MMTKALPGSGPEPRGVNRLVRRGAPWGLLVLPIFFAGMAAVLAQTPTAPRSVNFDFDWRFHLGDAPEAAQSRFDDGAWRQLDLPHDFSAEGNFSPTNASCTGYLPGGVGWYRKSFTLPESARGKRVFVEFDGVQRDSDVWINGTHLGHRPNGYISFSCELTPQLRFGDATNVLAVRVERDNVADSRWYPGTGIYRDVRLSVVEALHFATWGTFVTTPRVTDQAADVVVNADVRNEAAAACETRVVVQLLDPDGKSVGESRQVQHLEAGQRFTFTLWQQVAQPRRWSLNAPNLYTAVCRVFHGEQLADETRTTFGIRTIRFDARNGFFLNEVNLKIKGVCLHHDAGALGAAVPREVLERRLQLCRDMGVNAIRCSHNPMAPELYDLCDRLGLLVMDEAFDEWEIGKRKWVEGRNVGTAGRFGYSHDFAAWAATDCADMVRRDRNHPSIILWSLGNEIDYPTDPYVLDVTRRVEGFAVDERQPRMTRLTAVAPRLIAAVKEQDPTRPVTMALANWPASDAIGLASMLDVVGGNYQEDLYTQTHRQFPGRALFGSENGKGYNEWRAVVQNDYVAGQFLWVGFDFLGEAGRWPNHGSGAGLFDTRGFLKPEGWQREALWGDHPVLHVVVRPEATAPRERRFPARAHWNWGDSNRPVNVTVFSNCEAVELRVNGRAVATVPVGPERVASASLSYEPGTLEAVGRTVGRESVRTELRTAGAPARVHIELDRQGLSATQREVAHAVISVVDDHGVVVPDAAVPVTVSVAGTGRLLGVDNGDLWDTTPLSSPTKRPRDGKLLAIIGAGRSPGPLRLQVSAAGLAPAEVSLETTK is encoded by the coding sequence ATGATGACAAAGGCATTGCCTGGCTCGGGACCGGAACCACGAGGCGTGAACCGGCTGGTTCGCCGCGGTGCGCCGTGGGGTTTGCTGGTGCTGCCGATTTTCTTCGCGGGAATGGCTGCGGTTCTGGCGCAAACGCCGACGGCCCCTCGCTCCGTCAACTTTGACTTCGACTGGCGATTTCATCTTGGTGATGCGCCGGAAGCGGCGCAATCGCGCTTTGACGACGGCGCCTGGCGGCAACTGGACTTGCCCCACGATTTCAGTGCGGAAGGGAATTTCTCCCCAACAAACGCCAGTTGCACCGGCTACCTGCCCGGTGGCGTCGGGTGGTATCGCAAATCATTCACCCTGCCGGAATCGGCGCGGGGCAAACGGGTGTTCGTGGAATTTGACGGCGTTCAACGGGACAGCGACGTGTGGATTAACGGAACCCATCTCGGCCATCGCCCGAACGGTTACATCAGCTTTTCCTGCGAACTCACGCCGCAGTTGCGCTTTGGCGATGCCACCAATGTTTTGGCGGTGCGCGTCGAGCGCGACAACGTGGCGGATTCGCGTTGGTATCCCGGCACCGGCATCTATCGTGACGTGCGCTTGAGTGTGGTGGAGGCGCTGCATTTTGCGACCTGGGGAACGTTTGTCACCACGCCGCGCGTGACGGACCAGGCGGCCGATGTGGTGGTCAACGCGGATGTGCGAAACGAGGCGGCCGCGGCGTGTGAGACGCGCGTGGTCGTGCAGTTGCTTGATCCGGATGGCAAATCCGTCGGTGAATCCCGGCAGGTCCAGCACCTCGAGGCCGGGCAGAGGTTCACGTTTACCCTCTGGCAGCAAGTCGCACAGCCGCGTCGCTGGTCGCTGAACGCGCCCAACCTTTACACCGCCGTCTGCCGGGTGTTCCACGGCGAGCAGCTTGCCGATGAAACCCGCACGACCTTTGGCATCCGCACCATCCGGTTTGATGCCCGGAACGGTTTTTTCCTGAACGAAGTGAATCTCAAGATCAAGGGCGTTTGTCTGCACCACGATGCCGGTGCGCTGGGTGCCGCCGTGCCTCGCGAAGTGCTGGAACGGCGTCTGCAACTTTGCCGGGACATGGGCGTGAATGCCATCCGATGCTCGCACAATCCCATGGCTCCGGAGCTTTACGACTTGTGCGACCGGCTGGGGTTGCTGGTCATGGACGAGGCGTTCGACGAATGGGAAATCGGCAAGCGCAAATGGGTTGAGGGCCGCAACGTCGGGACCGCCGGGCGTTTCGGTTACAGTCATGACTTTGCAGCTTGGGCGGCGACGGATTGCGCCGACATGGTGCGGCGCGACCGCAATCATCCGAGCATCATCCTCTGGAGCCTGGGCAACGAAATCGATTATCCCACCGACCCGTATGTGCTCGACGTGACGCGGCGGGTGGAAGGTTTTGCGGTCGACGAACGGCAGCCGCGCATGACGCGCCTCACGGCGGTGGCACCCCGGTTGATCGCCGCCGTCAAGGAGCAGGATCCGACCCGGCCCGTAACGATGGCGCTGGCCAACTGGCCGGCGTCTGACGCCATCGGGCTGGCGTCCATGCTGGACGTGGTGGGCGGGAATTATCAGGAGGATTTGTATACGCAAACGCACCGGCAGTTTCCCGGTCGCGCGCTCTTCGGCAGCGAGAACGGGAAGGGCTACAACGAATGGCGTGCGGTGGTGCAAAACGATTACGTTGCCGGCCAATTTCTGTGGGTCGGTTTTGATTTTTTGGGCGAAGCCGGGCGCTGGCCGAATCATGGTTCGGGCGCCGGTCTGTTCGACACCCGCGGCTTTCTGAAGCCCGAAGGCTGGCAGCGCGAGGCGCTTTGGGGCGACCATCCGGTGCTGCACGTGGTCGTGCGTCCGGAAGCGACTGCGCCGCGGGAACGACGCTTTCCGGCCCGGGCTCATTGGAACTGGGGCGACAGCAACCGCCCGGTGAACGTCACCGTGTTCAGCAACTGTGAAGCAGTCGAGTTGCGCGTGAACGGTCGCGCCGTCGCCACTGTGCCGGTAGGGCCGGAGCGTGTGGCCAGCGCCTCGCTTTCGTATGAACCGGGCACGCTGGAAGCCGTTGGACGCACGGTGGGCAGGGAAAGTGTCCGGACCGAACTGCGCACGGCGGGCGCGCCGGCGCGGGTGCACATCGAATTGGACCGGCAGGGATTGAGCGCGACGCAACGCGAGGTCGCTCACGCCGTCATCTCGGTGGTCGATGATCACGGCGTCGTGGTTCCGGATGCGGCCGTGCCGGTCACCGTGAGCGTGGCTGGAACCGGCCGTCTGCTGGGTGTGGACAACGGTGACCTTTGGGACACCACACCCTTGAGCAGCCCGACGAAACGGCCGCGCGACGGCAAGCTGCTGGCCATCATCGGGGCGGGGAGAAGCCCGGGGCCGCTGCGGTTGCAGGTTTCGGCCGCGGGCCTGGCTCCGGCGGAAGTGTCCCTGGAAACGACGAAATGA
- a CDS encoding trimeric intracellular cation channel family protein yields the protein MESFNLALDLAGTFVFALSGALTGVKRRLDIFGVLVLSFLAGNSGGIIRDVVIGATPPLAINDWRYVAVSLLAGVVTFFRYSDVDRLKTAVLLCDAAGLALFAVEGTNKALAFHLGPVPAVLLGMLTGIGGGMVRDVLVAEIPIVLRADIYAVAALIGSAVVIFSRKLGFSPGWAGMAGATLCFALRFLAIRRHWHLPNAGKPERMTIRSPKHSNTEHQG from the coding sequence ATGGAAAGTTTCAATCTAGCTCTTGATTTGGCTGGGACATTTGTTTTCGCGTTGAGCGGAGCCCTGACGGGCGTAAAGAGGCGGCTCGACATCTTTGGCGTCCTTGTCCTTTCTTTTCTGGCTGGCAATTCGGGCGGAATCATTCGTGACGTGGTTATCGGAGCCACTCCCCCACTGGCGATCAACGATTGGCGTTATGTAGCCGTCTCCCTGCTGGCCGGCGTAGTCACATTCTTCCGCTATTCGGATGTCGATCGACTGAAGACGGCGGTCCTGTTGTGCGATGCTGCCGGTCTGGCTCTATTTGCCGTTGAGGGCACCAATAAGGCGCTCGCGTTTCATCTTGGCCCGGTGCCCGCGGTTCTGCTCGGCATGTTGACGGGAATAGGCGGCGGGATGGTTCGGGATGTTCTTGTGGCGGAAATCCCCATCGTATTGCGTGCTGATATTTATGCGGTCGCTGCCCTAATTGGCTCCGCCGTGGTGATTTTTAGCCGCAAATTGGGTTTTTCGCCAGGATGGGCGGGAATGGCGGGTGCAACCCTATGCTTTGCGCTCAGATTTCTGGCCATTCGACGCCACTGGCATCTTCCGAACGCTGGCAAGCCCGAACGAATGACCATACGTTCGCCGAAACATTCGAACACGGAGCATCAGGGATGA
- a CDS encoding SDR family oxidoreductase, translating to MNNETVLLTGASSGIGRELARCFAADGSRLILVARTISALETLARELRECHAIEVIVRAADLANPGLPAELHAEFKQSGISVDVLINNAGFGAHGRMLELPLARQLDMVQVNVTALTHLTRLFLPDMISRRRGGVLNVASTAAFQPGPGMAVYYATKAYVLSFTEALAEELRGSGVTATALCPGPTADTNFGVTAQFKGPDMLTKGALPAAAVARFGHKAFRCGRCVAIAGVRNRLLTFAVRLAPRSVIRKAVRAINDLRSTEG from the coding sequence ATGAACAACGAAACGGTGCTGCTGACCGGTGCCTCCTCCGGAATTGGCCGCGAACTGGCCCGCTGCTTCGCCGCGGACGGCAGCCGGCTCATTTTGGTGGCCCGCACGATCAGCGCGCTGGAGACGCTGGCCCGCGAGTTGCGTGAATGCCATGCCATTGAGGTCATTGTTCGCGCGGCCGATCTGGCCAACCCCGGCCTTCCGGCCGAACTCCATGCGGAATTCAAACAATCCGGCATCAGCGTGGATGTGCTCATCAACAACGCCGGCTTTGGCGCGCATGGACGGATGCTTGAACTGCCGCTGGCCCGGCAGCTGGACATGGTGCAGGTCAACGTGACCGCACTGACGCACCTGACCCGTTTGTTTTTGCCGGACATGATCTCGCGGCGGCGCGGTGGGGTGTTGAACGTGGCTTCCACGGCAGCCTTTCAACCCGGGCCCGGCATGGCCGTTTATTACGCCACCAAGGCCTACGTGCTTTCCTTCACCGAGGCGCTGGCCGAGGAGCTGCGCGGCTCGGGGGTGACCGCAACGGCGCTTTGTCCGGGACCGACGGCGGACACCAATTTCGGCGTGACCGCGCAGTTCAAAGGCCCGGACATGCTGACCAAAGGAGCCTTGCCGGCCGCGGCGGTGGCGCGTTTTGGCCATAAGGCCTTTCGATGCGGACGCTGCGTGGCGATTGCCGGCGTGCGCAACCGGCTGCTCACTTTTGCCGTGCGCCTGGCGCCGCGCTCCGTTATTCGCAAGGCGGTGCGGGCCATCAATGACTTGCGGTCAACGGAGGGCTGA
- a CDS encoding YkgJ family cysteine cluster protein, whose amino-acid sequence MPIFYECQRCTACCRWPGQVRLAEAEMARIADFLGLTETEFIARHTRLRTDRKGLSLLEKANGECEFLVGNDCSIQPVKPQQCRDFPNLWNFPGFEKVCRARPQDVPPEEWRRRVQAATGRTRLP is encoded by the coding sequence GTGCCGATTTTTTACGAATGCCAGCGCTGCACCGCGTGTTGTCGCTGGCCGGGTCAGGTGCGGCTCGCGGAGGCGGAGATGGCGCGCATCGCGGATTTTCTCGGGCTCACAGAAACGGAATTTATCGCCCGGCACACGCGTCTCCGCACGGATCGCAAGGGCCTGTCGCTGCTCGAAAAGGCCAACGGCGAATGTGAATTCCTCGTCGGCAACGACTGTTCCATCCAGCCGGTCAAGCCTCAGCAGTGCCGCGACTTTCCCAATCTTTGGAACTTTCCGGGCTTCGAAAAGGTGTGCCGGGCGCGCCCGCAGGACGTGCCGCCGGAAGAATGGCGCCGGCGCGTTCAGGCCGCCACGGGCCGCACCCGGCTGCCTTGA
- a CDS encoding BtpA/SgcQ family protein — translation MTPPNSLFTSAKPVMAMIHLAALPGTPAHQLSLAAIERQACEEARVYRAAGVHGIMLENMHDTPYLRGGVGSEIVSALSVIARAVRDVAGVPCGVQVLAGANREALSVAHAAGLDFIRAEGFAFAHVADEGFIQSSAAELLRFRKMIGAEQVQVWADVKKKHSSHAITADVSLAATAEAVAFLRGDAVIVTGSVTGAAPRAGDVKAAKSRCALPVYLGSGVTRQNLRQFYAAADGFIIGSHFKTGGHWAGAVEARRVEQFMAAHRQLGG, via the coding sequence GTGACTCCGCCGAATTCGCTGTTTACCTCTGCCAAACCGGTGATGGCCATGATTCACCTCGCCGCGTTGCCCGGCACGCCGGCCCATCAACTAAGCCTCGCTGCCATTGAACGTCAGGCCTGTGAGGAAGCGCGGGTGTATCGCGCAGCCGGCGTTCACGGGATCATGCTCGAAAACATGCATGACACGCCTTACCTGCGCGGCGGTGTCGGCTCGGAAATCGTCTCCGCCCTGTCGGTGATTGCGCGGGCCGTGCGGGACGTTGCGGGGGTGCCGTGCGGCGTGCAGGTGCTGGCAGGTGCCAACCGCGAGGCGCTTTCGGTGGCGCATGCGGCCGGGCTGGATTTCATCCGCGCGGAAGGTTTCGCCTTCGCGCACGTGGCGGATGAAGGCTTCATCCAATCCAGCGCCGCCGAGTTGTTGCGCTTTCGCAAAATGATTGGCGCGGAGCAGGTGCAGGTGTGGGCCGACGTGAAAAAGAAGCACAGTTCGCACGCCATCACCGCGGATGTCAGCCTGGCCGCGACGGCCGAGGCGGTCGCGTTCCTGCGGGGTGATGCAGTGATCGTGACGGGGAGCGTGACGGGCGCGGCGCCGCGGGCGGGAGACGTCAAGGCCGCGAAATCCCGGTGCGCATTGCCGGTTTATCTCGGCTCCGGCGTCACACGCCAAAACCTGCGGCAGTTTTACGCCGCGGCGGATGGTTTCATCATCGGCAGTCATTTCAAAACCGGCGGGCATTGGGCCGGTGCAGTCGAGGCGCGGCGTGTGGAGCAGTTCATGGCAGCGCATCGGCAACTGGGCGGGTGA
- a CDS encoding lactate racemase domain-containing protein has translation MQDVISQVAQAGTSVTPAQVQQLIAQACPVEAFRGRRVLVIVPDGTRTAPVGLMFKTLHAHIGAATAAFDILVALGTHQPMSEAAICARLEISSDERHGRYGQVGFFNHAWNDPTALQQVGTLTSAEVSELTNGLFAMDVPVEINRLLFNYDQVIIVGPVFPHEVVGFSGGNKYLFPGVGGPQILNFFHWLGAVVTNPMIIGNKWTPVRKVVDRAGALVTVPKLCFCLVVAPNRELVGLFAGSPERAWDAASELSRETHTCYVDQPFHTVLSCAPAMYDELWTAGKCMYKLEPVVADGGELIIYAPHLSEICVSHGTHILEVGYHCRDYFLKQWDRFKHIPWGVLAHSTHVRGIGTFENGVEKCRVQVTLASQVPEAVCRKINLVYRDPKTIDIESFAHREKEGVLLVRKAGEMLYRLKHPPAWAKES, from the coding sequence ATGCAAGATGTGATTTCACAGGTCGCGCAGGCGGGGACGTCCGTCACGCCGGCGCAGGTGCAGCAACTGATTGCGCAGGCTTGTCCGGTCGAAGCCTTTCGCGGCCGTCGCGTGCTGGTGATCGTGCCGGACGGCACGCGCACCGCGCCGGTTGGACTGATGTTCAAGACGCTGCACGCACATATTGGCGCGGCGACCGCGGCGTTTGACATCCTCGTCGCGCTGGGCACGCACCAACCGATGAGCGAAGCGGCGATTTGTGCGCGCCTGGAAATCTCCAGCGACGAACGTCACGGGCGCTATGGCCAGGTGGGCTTTTTCAATCACGCGTGGAATGATCCGACGGCCCTCCAGCAGGTGGGCACCCTGACATCCGCCGAGGTCAGCGAATTGACCAACGGTTTGTTCGCCATGGACGTGCCGGTGGAAATCAACAGGCTGCTCTTCAACTACGATCAAGTCATCATCGTTGGGCCGGTGTTTCCGCACGAGGTGGTGGGTTTTTCCGGCGGCAATAAATATTTGTTCCCGGGCGTGGGCGGACCGCAGATTCTGAATTTCTTTCACTGGCTGGGTGCGGTGGTGACCAATCCCATGATCATCGGCAACAAGTGGACGCCCGTGCGCAAGGTTGTGGATCGCGCCGGCGCGCTGGTGACGGTGCCGAAACTGTGCTTCTGCCTCGTGGTGGCGCCGAACAGGGAGCTGGTCGGCCTGTTCGCGGGCAGTCCGGAACGCGCCTGGGACGCCGCGAGCGAACTCTCGCGGGAAACACACACCTGTTACGTGGATCAGCCTTTTCACACGGTGCTGTCCTGCGCGCCGGCCATGTATGACGAGCTGTGGACCGCCGGCAAGTGCATGTATAAGCTCGAACCGGTCGTCGCGGACGGCGGCGAACTCATCATTTACGCGCCGCACCTGAGCGAAATCTGCGTGAGCCATGGAACGCACATTCTCGAGGTGGGCTACCACTGCCGCGATTACTTCCTCAAGCAGTGGGACCGGTTCAAGCACATCCCGTGGGGCGTGCTGGCGCATTCCACCCACGTGCGCGGCATCGGCACGTTCGAGAACGGCGTGGAAAAATGCCGGGTGCAGGTCACGCTGGCCTCGCAGGTTCCGGAAGCGGTCTGCCGCAAAATCAACCTGGTCTATCGCGATCCGAAAACCATCGACATCGAAAGCTTTGCCCATCGCGAAAAGGAAGGGGTCTTGCTGGTGCGGAAGGCGGGCGAAATGCTCTACCGGTTGAAGCATCCGCCGGCGTGGGCGAAGGAATCCTGA